The Thamnophis elegans isolate rThaEle1 chromosome Z, rThaEle1.pri, whole genome shotgun sequence genome contains a region encoding:
- the LOC116521460 gene encoding olfactory receptor 14I1-like, giving the protein MDNNTTGFLLLKFSTIWELQTMYITLLLILYIMTVTGNFFIIIAVVSDHHLHTPMYFFLMNLAVQDIGSVSDIIPKAVFNSLTDIRKISYVGCVVQVFLILFFFGSDVALLTVMAYDRYVAICNPLQYEIIMNRKACAKMIGSVWTACLLNSALHTVEMFTTPFCSNIINQFYCEIPHLLKITCSDSYVTEIGVVVFSVSLTIGCFVFIISTYMLILAAVLRIPSAEGRKKAFSTCLPHITVFSIFMFTGSFAYLRQISDHPSHIDFIITIMYSIIPPMMNPLIYSMRNKNIKVALSRFFGQRSFHFKAV; this is encoded by the coding sequence ATGGATAACAACACAACAGGATTTCTCCTTTTGAAATTTTCAACAATTTGGGAACTACAGACAATGTACATAACTTTATTACTAATACTGTACATAATGACAGTAACAGGGAACTTTTTCATTATCATTGCTGTTGTTTCTGATCACCACCTACACACCCCCATGTACTTCTTCCTGATGAACTTAGCTGTACAAGACATTGGTTCTGTTTCTGATATTATTCCCAAAGCTGTTTTCAATTCTCTTACAGATATAAGGAAGATTTCATATGTTGGTTGTGTTGTCCAAGTCTTCTTGATTCTATTCTTCTTCGGCTCAGATGTTGCCCTTCTTACAGTTATGGCATATGATCGGTATGTTGCTATTTGCAATCCTTTGCAATATGAAATAATAATGAACAGGAAAGCTTGTGCCAAAATGATTGGAAGTGTTTGGACTGCTTGCCTTCTCAATTCTGCATTGCATACTGTTGAAATGTTTACTACTCCTTTTTGTTCTAATATTATCAACCAATTCTACTGTGAAATCCCACATTTACTAAAGATTACTTGCTCTGATTCATATGTGACAGAAATTGGAGTTGTAGTGTTCAGTGTTTCATTAACAATTGGTTGTTTTGTCTTCATCATTTCTACCTACATGCTGATTCTCGCTGCTGTTCTAAGAATCCCTTCtgcagaagggaggaaaaaggcaTTTTCCACTTGCCTACCACATATCACTGTTTTCTCCATATTTATGTTTACTGGTTCCTTTGCTTATCTAAGACAAATATCTGACCATCCATCCCATATTGATTTCATAATTACAATAATGTATTCCATTATTCCACCTATGATGAATCCATTAATCTACAGCATGAGAAACAAAAACATTAAAGTTGCACTTTCAAGATTTTTTGGTCAGAGGTCATTTCATTTTAAAGCAGTGTGA